The Gemmatimonadota bacterium genome has a window encoding:
- a CDS encoding tetratricopeptide repeat protein, which produces MNTRHFLLIALIIHPLYMLSQTLSLREVSASEPYDQGKVDAGKILYQQGRYDEALTTFQQAVSEEKTSAEARYWLGMAWFAVGDNDEALKAFRRTVQLDRNWLSGHIGMGMVYARLPKRRLDARIAYRRALEIDPGNVDAQYRMGMTYMDQERSGRLIGSARDGRKHFLKAVELNPTHPDAYFQLGRCYDSPDEPETEKALSAYMQQYRVYPEHSEALLSFANVSHRTERYDLGVVELKATVDAWGDDTPDRIRTMLSQYEVLALGSDQQFDRLQEALESYISQLDADEQAVYRDLSHVAPPDELATWEAATEPERDALWLAFWNERDSNPATIENERLVEHYRRIMYARIHFSEKKFPYDRRGEIHVRYGEPDDRRRFMVRANENQYESFLTSDNPAVDAIREKNLQFGYQLQVNRGEVSKIFDTDKKMRSGFGAPTMDDDINVKGKSMAQLMYEQAAKQRRKMGSSYMAESWVYVPYKLELFFVDQMGGGRYDYPLETLAVDESGDQTIQPNEIGRQDAVHPRRQAAALIARSPEVYAHDFGGEPLEYAFDAVSFRGEEGSTEVDLAYSIPVWQFGDIGDEKGDRTWLDNQVTLRDSVQTPAYSRKFRFGPIARPERQAANQEFQGAAFTLAANMSAPPGTFMAAVEMRDDVTQRIGVYKKPVSLSDYRGSDLLISDLKLSTEITPAPGPGPFVRKGLNVVPNPGRLYARGHLVYVYYEVYNLVMDESGRTSYENLYEITPMGMPALRNRSARPPGDMQTVMTVFDRHGTSAEEGEYTALDTANLEAGEYVLTVTLTDRHTNSSVSKSVNFMVVEP; this is translated from the coding sequence ATGAATACCCGACACTTCCTGCTGATCGCGCTGATCATCCATCCGTTGTATATGCTTTCCCAGACCCTGTCTCTCAGAGAGGTTTCTGCGAGCGAACCATACGACCAGGGTAAAGTTGACGCGGGAAAGATCCTCTATCAGCAGGGCCGATACGACGAAGCGCTGACCACGTTCCAACAAGCAGTAAGCGAGGAGAAGACGTCGGCCGAGGCGCGTTACTGGCTGGGCATGGCGTGGTTCGCCGTGGGCGACAATGACGAAGCGTTGAAGGCATTCAGAAGGACCGTGCAACTGGACAGGAACTGGCTGTCGGGCCACATCGGCATGGGTATGGTGTACGCACGACTGCCTAAAAGGCGGCTCGATGCCCGAATCGCCTATCGAAGGGCCCTGGAGATCGATCCGGGGAATGTGGACGCGCAATACCGCATGGGCATGACCTACATGGACCAGGAGCGCTCGGGCCGGTTGATCGGCAGCGCCAGGGACGGCAGGAAACACTTCCTGAAGGCCGTTGAGCTCAACCCCACGCACCCGGATGCGTACTTCCAGCTCGGCCGGTGTTATGACAGTCCCGACGAACCTGAGACCGAAAAGGCGCTCAGCGCCTATATGCAGCAATACCGTGTCTATCCTGAACACAGCGAGGCGCTGCTAAGTTTCGCCAATGTGAGTCACCGCACCGAACGCTACGACCTGGGGGTTGTTGAACTCAAGGCAACCGTCGACGCTTGGGGAGACGATACGCCGGACCGTATCCGGACCATGCTCTCCCAGTACGAAGTGCTGGCGCTCGGATCGGATCAGCAATTCGATCGTCTTCAGGAGGCGCTGGAGTCCTACATCTCGCAGTTGGACGCCGACGAACAGGCGGTATACAGGGATCTGAGCCATGTCGCTCCGCCAGATGAACTCGCGACCTGGGAAGCGGCGACCGAACCGGAACGGGACGCGCTCTGGCTGGCCTTCTGGAACGAACGGGATTCGAATCCGGCCACGATCGAAAACGAGCGCTTGGTGGAGCACTATCGCCGCATCATGTATGCCCGCATCCACTTCTCGGAGAAGAAGTTTCCCTATGATCGGCGTGGTGAAATCCACGTTCGATACGGTGAGCCCGACGACCGGCGTCGCTTCATGGTCAGGGCGAACGAGAATCAGTATGAGTCGTTTCTTACGTCCGACAACCCGGCCGTGGACGCAATACGGGAGAAGAACCTTCAGTTCGGATACCAATTGCAGGTAAACCGCGGCGAGGTGTCGAAGATATTTGATACAGACAAGAAGATGCGAAGCGGTTTTGGGGCGCCCACGATGGATGATGATATAAATGTCAAAGGCAAGTCTATGGCACAGCTCATGTATGAACAGGCCGCTAAGCAGAGAAGAAAAATGGGGTCTTCGTACATGGCGGAAAGCTGGGTGTATGTGCCTTACAAACTGGAATTGTTCTTCGTCGACCAGATGGGGGGAGGCCGGTACGATTATCCCCTGGAAACTCTTGCAGTCGACGAGAGCGGCGATCAGACCATTCAGCCCAACGAAATCGGTCGCCAAGATGCGGTGCATCCCCGTCGTCAGGCCGCCGCACTGATCGCCCGAAGCCCCGAGGTCTATGCACATGACTTCGGCGGGGAGCCCCTCGAATACGCCTTTGACGCGGTCTCATTCCGAGGCGAAGAGGGATCGACCGAAGTGGATCTGGCCTACAGTATACCGGTCTGGCAGTTTGGAGACATCGGCGACGAAAAGGGCGATCGTACCTGGCTCGACAACCAGGTTACCCTGCGCGATTCGGTACAGACACCCGCCTATTCGCGCAAGTTCCGGTTCGGTCCCATAGCCCGGCCCGAACGGCAGGCGGCTAACCAGGAGTTCCAGGGCGCCGCCTTCACGCTGGCTGCGAATATGTCAGCGCCTCCAGGCACATTCATGGCCGCCGTGGAAATGCGAGACGACGTCACGCAACGCATAGGTGTATACAAGAAGCCGGTTTCCTTGTCTGACTACCGCGGCAGCGACCTGCTCATCAGCGATCTCAAGCTCTCAACGGAAATCACGCCAGCGCCAGGTCCTGGCCCCTTTGTGCGCAAGGGATTGAACGTCGTCCCGAATCCTGGTCGCCTCTACGCTCGGGGACACCTGGTTTACGTGTACTACGAGGTATACAACCTGGTCATGGACGAATCCGGCCGGACGTCGTACGAGAACCTCTACGAGATCACGCCCATGGGCATGCCTGCGCTGCGGAACCGGTCCGCCCGGCCACCCGGCGACATGCAGACGGTTATGACAGTCTTCGACAGGCATGGGACTTCAGCTGAAGAGGGGGAATACACCGCCCTGGATACCGCGAATCTCGAGGCCGGGGAGTACGTGCTCACCGTGACGCTAACCGACCGCCATACAAACAGTTCCGTCTCCAAGTCGGTCAACTTCATGGTGGTGGAGCCATAG
- a CDS encoding site-specific DNA-methyltransferase, which produces MTVTSPPYWNAIDYDIHAGQGKEAWHRERGYQAFGETFKEYLGNIGKVFKNVLRVTMDGGFCAIVVGTILHEGKHHPIPMLITERILKMGWEFHQDIIWNKVTGGVKRAGSFIQHPQAGYYYPNIMTEYILLFRKAGPVRRGMKQALDIDELFKRDIANNIWHIAPVPPKTIDHPCPYPEELVRRLVVLYSEEGDEILDPFLGSGQTALVALREGRRCVGYDVEEKYLELSQARIHHPPPQRSHNLLPRFDRIAAG; this is translated from the coding sequence TTGACCGTCACATCTCCACCGTACTGGAACGCCATCGACTACGACATCCATGCCGGACAGGGCAAGGAAGCATGGCACAGGGAGCGCGGATATCAGGCGTTCGGCGAGACGTTCAAAGAGTACCTGGGCAACATCGGCAAGGTCTTTAAGAACGTCCTGCGGGTTACGATGGACGGCGGGTTCTGTGCCATCGTGGTGGGCACGATACTCCACGAGGGCAAGCACCACCCTATTCCCATGCTCATCACGGAACGAATACTCAAGATGGGCTGGGAGTTTCATCAGGACATCATTTGGAACAAGGTAACCGGAGGCGTCAAACGGGCTGGCAGTTTCATCCAGCACCCCCAGGCCGGATACTACTACCCGAACATCATGACCGAGTACATCCTGCTGTTTCGCAAGGCCGGCCCCGTCCGGCGCGGGATGAAGCAGGCCCTCGACATCGACGAGCTCTTCAAGCGGGACATTGCCAATAATATCTGGCACATTGCCCCCGTACCGCCCAAGACCATTGACCACCCTTGCCCGTACCCCGAAGAACTGGTACGCCGCCTTGTGGTGCTCTATTCGGAAGAGGGCGACGAAATACTCGACCCGTTCCTGGGAAGCGGACAGACCGCCCTGGTTGCGCTCCGCGAAGGACGCCGTTGCGTAGGATACGACGTTGAAGAAAAGTACCTCGAATTGTCTCAAGCGCGTATCCACCACCCCCCCCCGCAACGCTCGCATAACCTGCTGCCGCGTTTCGACCGGATCGCGGCAGGATGA
- a CDS encoding IS1595 family transposase — MASKTLPTDGTMSTWGFFERFPNEDAARAYMETQRWDGTPRCPHCDSVRISRPKNEKPQPFRCKDCRKFFSVKTGTVFHSANLSLQKCLYAIYLMAVAKKSISSCQMARELGIAQKSAWYLEQRIRETWNQNDADQMPFIGEVEIDEAYFGGLEKNKHANKKQRNGRGPAGKQPVVGLKERATGRIKAMPVDEVDKLTLHTIIEARVEPDSTIYTDGHKGYTGLRDYKHRTVDHSVGEYVNDMVHVNGVESFWALLKRAYIGTFHHFSVKHLRRYVDEFATRQSRRDFTTMEHIAAAIKNAEGKLGYAKLTAS; from the coding sequence ATGGCAAGCAAGACCCTCCCGACAGACGGCACGATGAGCACCTGGGGATTCTTCGAACGCTTCCCCAACGAAGACGCAGCCAGGGCGTACATGGAGACACAGCGATGGGACGGCACGCCGCGTTGCCCGCATTGCGATAGCGTCCGAATCTCCCGCCCGAAGAACGAGAAGCCGCAGCCGTTCCGTTGCAAGGACTGCCGGAAGTTTTTCAGTGTCAAAACCGGTACGGTGTTTCATTCGGCCAACCTGTCCCTGCAGAAGTGCCTGTACGCCATCTACCTCATGGCCGTAGCCAAGAAGTCGATATCCAGTTGCCAGATGGCTCGCGAACTGGGAATCGCTCAAAAGAGCGCCTGGTACCTGGAGCAGCGTATCCGCGAAACCTGGAATCAGAACGACGCCGATCAAATGCCCTTCATCGGTGAAGTGGAAATCGACGAAGCATACTTCGGCGGTCTCGAAAAGAACAAGCACGCCAACAAGAAGCAGCGCAACGGACGCGGCCCGGCTGGCAAGCAGCCCGTAGTCGGATTGAAGGAACGGGCAACCGGACGGATCAAGGCCATGCCGGTGGACGAAGTAGACAAGTTGACGCTGCATACCATCATCGAAGCCAGGGTCGAACCGGATTCGACCATCTACACCGACGGCCACAAGGGTTACACGGGGCTGCGAGACTACAAGCACCGCACCGTTGACCACAGCGTCGGGGAGTACGTCAACGACATGGTGCACGTCAACGGCGTGGAATCGTTCTGGGCCTTGCTCAAGCGGGCGTACATCGGGACGTTTCATCATTTCAGCGTTAAGCACCTGCGGCGTTACGTTGACGAGTTTGCAACCCGCCAGTCTCGGCGGGACTTCACCACGATGGAGCATATCGCCGCCGCCATCAAGAACGCAGAAGGGAAACTCGGTTATGCCAAACTCACCGCTTCCTGA